In Candidatus Sysuiplasma acidicola, the genomic window GGCCAGGCGAGCGACATAGTGCGCGCTGCCAGTTCCGGTTCCGCCGCCCATTCCGGCCGTTATGAAAACAATCTGACCACCCTGAAGGAAGGACCTGATGTCCGGATCTGCTTCCCTTGCAGCCTCCTCACCGACTTCGGGTATGGCACCGGCGCCAAGACCCTGTGTCAGTCTCTTCCCTATCAGTATCTTCCTCGGGGAGTGTACCGACAGCAGATGCTTTGCGTCAGTGTTGACGGCACACATCTGCGCTCCCTGTATCTGGGAGTCGTGGCATCGCGTAATGGTGTTGGTTCCGCCGCCTCCGCATCCGATAATCTTTATGCATACGTCCAGAGCCGACGCGATTTTCGCCAGCTCTTCGTCATCCTTGCTCACAGGCTGCGCATTCGCATTTCCCTGCGCATACACAACCTTCTCAGTCGGAACGGAATACTCCGTTCCAAGCGCATCCTTCACTAGAGAATTTGGCATAAGTGCATCCCTTGTTCCACCAGATAGCGTGCTGGAGTTATAAATTTTTCTGCACTGTCCAACCAAAATGACTAATCCGTACGCCAAATGTCAGACACAGACAAGGTGACAGGAGCGGCTTGCCTCTGCAGCTGAATTGCGAAAGTTTAATCATGGCGGCCGGATAATCAGCGGAGTTGCTATGACATTCATAGATGTGAAAACGACAGGCTGGCACATGCAGCAGGAGAGCGCCGGCAGGGCGGTATGCCTCATTTCCGGAGGCATAGATTCCCCGGTAGCCGCATGGCTCACCATGAGGTCCGGCATCAGGCTTGACCTGGTCCATTTCCACAGTTATCCGTTTTCCTGCACTTCGGCCATACAGAAAGCCAAGGAACTATCTGGGAAGCTCCTTCCGCTTCAGGGAGGGGGAAAACTCCATCTTGTCCCATTCCTGGATTTGCAGGAAGCAGTATTCAGAAACACACCGAACAGCCTGAGGATCGTCATCTACAGGAGGGCGATGGCCAGGATCGCAGAAAAAATTGCAAACAGACTGGGTGCTTCCTTTCTTGTCACAGGGGACAGCCTTGGTCAGGTGTCCTCTCAGACGCTGCAGAATCTCGCAACGGTGGATCAGGCCGTAAAGATGCCGATTTTGAGGCCGCTGATTGGCTTTGACAAGGCAGAAATCATTTCGGCGGCGAAAGGCATAGACACATACGAAATATCGATAAGGCCGCACGAAGACTGCTGCACGCTCTTCTCGCTTGGCAATCCTGCCACGAGGACAACGGCTGCAAGGGTCGAAATACAGGAGCAGAAAGTGGAGATGCGCGCATTAATAGACAGATGCGTGGAAGCTGTTGAAACGATTCCGATAGGGATTCGGGAGAACTGACATATGTGCGCCGCAGCGGTGGGCGCGAAGAATGCCCGCAGGACATGCGCTGTTGTGACGGGCGGCTCGCGCGGCATAGGCAGGGCAATTGCGCTTGAGCTTGCGGTAAAGGGCGTGAATGTATGCGTGTGCTTCAAGTCAGATGAAGCTGCCGCAGGCGACTCAGTCGCGCAGGCAGTGAAGACAGGTGTGGACGCATTTTATTTCAGAGCAGACGTGTCGAAAGAGACGGAAGTCCGCTCCCTGTTCTCGGCTGTGGAAGACAGATGGGGCGGTGCCGAGATACTTGTCAACAACGCAGGCATATATGAGCGATCTTCGTTCACTCAGATGGGATTTGCGGACTGGAAAAGAACAATCGAAAACGATCTCGACAGCATATACCTCTGCTGCAGCGCCGCTGTTCCGTACATGAAAAAGAACGGATTCGGAAGAATCATAAACATTTCGTCGCAGCTTGCACTGAAAGGCTCGAGGCATGGAGCGCACTATGCAGCGGCAAAAGCCGGCATCCTCGGATTCACACGTTCTCTCGCAATCGAACTCGGCGGTGCGGGCATAACAGTAAATGCCGTTCTGCCCGGCTCGGTGAAAACGAGAATTCTCGGCAGATACAGCGAAGAGCAGCTTGAGGAAATGGCGCGCTCGATTCCGGCTGGAAGGATAGGGACGGCTGAGGATGTTGCGCACACCGTCGCTTTTCTCGCTTCAAGGGAGGCGGACTACATCAACGGCGCATCAATCAACGTCTCCGGCGGACTCCTGATGTACTGAGCGCTAAACAGAGAAATCCACGCGCCTGGAAAGGTCGGACGGCAGATAGAGCGGCTTTTTCGGGTAGCCCGCCGATTTCAGTTCCGCCTCCGCGCTCAATTCCTGCAGTGTCATCTGTCTGCTAGAGTCTGTCTCGCGATCATACACGTTCAGCACCTGAGATGAAAGTTCCTTATCTCCGATCACGATGACATAGCTTACCCAGTCCTGCTTTGCCTCTCTCACCTTCTTTGAGATGGTTAGCTCCCTGTCATCGATTCCCGTCCTGAAGCCCAGTGCGCTGAGCATGCCCGATATTTCCCTGCACTTCTGAATATGGTTTGAAGACATCGGCAGCAGCCTGAACTGTTCCGGTGAAAACCAGAATGGGAGGAAGCCGGGCTTTCCGCTCATGGAAGCCCTGCGCAGCGCCTGATCAAAAACAGTGTACATGAAGCGCTCGATAGTGCCAACTATGGCCGTGTGCAGTATGATGGGGTAATTCT contains:
- a CDS encoding 3-oxoacyl-ACP reductase FabG; translation: MCAAAVGAKNARRTCAVVTGGSRGIGRAIALELAVKGVNVCVCFKSDEAAAGDSVAQAVKTGVDAFYFRADVSKETEVRSLFSAVEDRWGGAEILVNNAGIYERSSFTQMGFADWKRTIENDLDSIYLCCSAAVPYMKKNGFGRIINISSQLALKGSRHGAHYAAAKAGILGFTRSLAIELGGAGITVNAVLPGSVKTRILGRYSEEQLEEMARSIPAGRIGTAEDVAHTVAFLASREADYINGASINVSGGLLMY